A part of Ictalurus furcatus strain D&B chromosome 8, Billie_1.0, whole genome shotgun sequence genomic DNA contains:
- the ctso gene encoding cathepsin O isoform X1 codes for MQYTEAFTVLFSYSLLMFNVTHGALTDFSDELRNTKGQILELLNQLFNRSYYSEADYLQAWINLQYSVKRQTFLNSHSRGLKHAAVYGVNRFSVLSAQQFKDLYLRAHPDKVPRYRSFQHGNLGASPCPRKFDWRDRGAVGPVHNQKSCGGCWAFSVVSAVVSVRVKDGGTFQELSVQQVIDCAYKSSGCDGGSTVSTLDWLKQSGEKLVNETEYPYREETGVCRIFPQSHGGVLVKDYVVFNLSGQEEEMRRWLVDWGPLVVIVDAVSWQDYQGGIIQHHCSSEHANHAVLITGYDTTGHTHTHTYIHIHTHTHTHTYIHTYTHIYTHIYTHTHTYTHTHIHTHTYTHTHTHIHTYIHTYTHTHIHTHTHTHIHAYTHTHMLH; via the exons ATGCAGTATACTGAAGCGTTTACTGTTTTGTTCTCTTACAGTTTGCTGATGTTTAATGTTACACACGGAGCTTTAACGGATTTCTCTGATGAGCTTCGCAACACTAAAGGACAAATATTAGAGCTGTTGAATCAGCTGTTTAATCGGAGTTATTACAGTGAAGCAGATTATTTACAGGCCTGGATCAATTTACAA TACTCTGTGAAGCGGCAGACTTTTCTCAACTCGCACTCGAGGGGTTTGAAGCACGCGGCGGTATACGGAGTGAATCGGTTCTCCGTGCTCTCGGCTCAGCAGTTTAAAG atctTTATCTCCGAGCTCATCCAGACAAAGTGCCCAGGTACAGATCTTTCCAACATGGCAACCTCGGAGCATCTCCTTGTCCTCGGAAGTTCGACTGGAGGGATCGTGGAGCTGTCGGTCCTGTTCACAATCAGAAATCG tGCGGAGGATGCTGGGCGTTCAGCGTGGTCTCCGCGGTCGTGTCGGTGCGAGTGAAAGACGGAGGAACGTTCCAGGAGCTCAGCGTCCAGCAGGTTATAGACTGTGCGTATAAAAGTAGTGGATGTGACGGAGGATCGACCGTTAGCACGCTGGACTGGCTAAAACAG AGTGGAGAGAAGCTGGTGAACGAGACGGAGTATCCGTACCGAGAGGAGACCGGAGTGTGTCGGATTTTCCCCCAGAGTCACGGCGGCGTGTTGGTGAAGGACTACGTTGTCTTCAACTTAAG tggacaggaggaggagatgaggagGTGGTTAGTGGACTGGGGGCCGTTGGTGGTTATAGTAGACGCAGTGAGCTGGCAGGATTATCAGGGAGGAATCATTCAACACCACTGTTCCTCTGAACACGCGAATCATGCTGTGCTAATCACCGGCTACGATActacaggtcacacacacacacacacatatatacacatacacacacacacacacacacacacatatatacacacatacacacacatatacacacatatatacacacatacacacacatacacgcatacacacatacacacacacacatacacacacacacacacacatatacacacatatatacacacatatacacatacacacatacacacgcatacacacacacacatacacgcatacacacacacacacatgctgcacTGA
- the ctso gene encoding cathepsin O isoform X2, which yields MQYTEAFTVLFSYSLLMFNVTHGALTDFSDELRNTKGQILELLNQLFNRSYYSEADYLQAWINLQYSVKRQTFLNSHSRGLKHAAVYGVNRFSVLSAQQFKDLYLRAHPDKVPRYRSFQHGNLGASPCPRKFDWRDRGAVGPVHNQKSCGGCWAFSVVSAVVSVRVKDGGTFQELSVQQVIDCAYKSSGCDGGSTVSTLDWLKQSGEKLVNETEYPYREETGVCRIFPQSHGGVLVKDYVVFNLSGQEEEMRRWLVDWGPLVVIVDAVSWQDYQGGIIQHHCSSEHANHAVLITGYDTTGEVPFWIVRNSWGTSWGDEGYAYIKMGENMCGVADTVAAVFL from the exons ATGCAGTATACTGAAGCGTTTACTGTTTTGTTCTCTTACAGTTTGCTGATGTTTAATGTTACACACGGAGCTTTAACGGATTTCTCTGATGAGCTTCGCAACACTAAAGGACAAATATTAGAGCTGTTGAATCAGCTGTTTAATCGGAGTTATTACAGTGAAGCAGATTATTTACAGGCCTGGATCAATTTACAA TACTCTGTGAAGCGGCAGACTTTTCTCAACTCGCACTCGAGGGGTTTGAAGCACGCGGCGGTATACGGAGTGAATCGGTTCTCCGTGCTCTCGGCTCAGCAGTTTAAAG atctTTATCTCCGAGCTCATCCAGACAAAGTGCCCAGGTACAGATCTTTCCAACATGGCAACCTCGGAGCATCTCCTTGTCCTCGGAAGTTCGACTGGAGGGATCGTGGAGCTGTCGGTCCTGTTCACAATCAGAAATCG tGCGGAGGATGCTGGGCGTTCAGCGTGGTCTCCGCGGTCGTGTCGGTGCGAGTGAAAGACGGAGGAACGTTCCAGGAGCTCAGCGTCCAGCAGGTTATAGACTGTGCGTATAAAAGTAGTGGATGTGACGGAGGATCGACCGTTAGCACGCTGGACTGGCTAAAACAG AGTGGAGAGAAGCTGGTGAACGAGACGGAGTATCCGTACCGAGAGGAGACCGGAGTGTGTCGGATTTTCCCCCAGAGTCACGGCGGCGTGTTGGTGAAGGACTACGTTGTCTTCAACTTAAG tggacaggaggaggagatgaggagGTGGTTAGTGGACTGGGGGCCGTTGGTGGTTATAGTAGACGCAGTGAGCTGGCAGGATTATCAGGGAGGAATCATTCAACACCACTGTTCCTCTGAACACGCGAATCATGCTGTGCTAATCACCGGCTACGATActacag gtgaGGTGCCATTTTGGATTGTGCGTAATTCGTGGGGGACGTCGTGGGGTGATGAGGGATACGCCTACATTAAAATGGGGGAGAACATGTGCG gagtGGCAGACACCGTGGCTGCTGTGTTTCTCTGA